CTGGCGATGGTACTGAAGGAGGAACCCGATTTTCAGCAGGAATCTCGACAAATTCTGAGAGAATTGCTCGGAACTCGTCACCGGTCATCGTCTCTTTCTCAAGTAGGACTTCCACAATCTTGTCTATGGCTTCACGGTTATTCCTTATGTGGCCTAATGCAATCTCGTATGCACTATCTGATAGCCTCTTCACAGCAGCATCAATGTCTTCTGCGAGCTTTTCAGACATGGAGTTTCTTGCCATCATTCTCATGATCACATCAGCACTTTGTGCTGAGGAGTCCATAAGTGACCATGGCCCAATTTCAGACATTCCAAATGTGGTCACCATCTGTGATACAACAAATAGTCCCCAATTTCATTCAATTGTTTGggcaaaacaacaacaaaaggaAATTTGAAGCTATGCATAAAAGTAGGAAACGCTAAATGAACCACCTAAATACAGGTAAAAGGATAAGGATAACGCTGCAATAAAACATTTAACCAAGCTGAAATCTCAAGACTACTACTACTAGATTCAAGGCAAGTCAAAATTATGAGCAGCTTAAAAAATGTTAAAAGCAAAGGAAATCCTATATGTtaaaaactaatgcaatcaccttTTGATATAATTTTCGCTCCAGATCGACCCAAAAATAATCTGATAGAATGAAGAAAAGGATTACATAAATAGGTTCCTTAATATTAGTTCAAAAACAGTAGCGCATCCATTAACTGCATTGTTAATCTAATTGTAGTTGATGCAATTTGTAAAACGAACCTCTAGAAAAACGTTGTGACCAAAAGCTAGAAATGTGCAATGCATAGACCTCTCCTTCAAAATTAGACATCTTAGCAACTAAAAACTGTCATTTTGCTCTTTGGTTTTCTAAAACCTTCTCAGCTACCTTCCTTGCATAGTTTCCTTGTCAGACTTTCTAGTTTAAGCCTATGCCTTATCCAGATTGTACTCATTATTAGTacgcttctctctctctcttctctttttcagGAGTATCTCATTTTGCTATTTTCCTTGCATTTTTGTGACTCTCTCTGCGCTTGGTGTTATAACAAGTTTTGAACACTGGCCTTGGAGCTTTGCAgatagatttttatttattcagcAAACACTGAAAGTATGAGGAAGTTCCACAAAAACCTCACTGAAAGCAGATAACAGAAATGCTATATTACCTGCTTTGCCAAGCCAGTTATCTGCTGTAAATCACCAGCTGCCCCAGTGGTCACCTCAGGCTCACCAAAGATAACTTCCTCAGCAGCTCTGCCACCGAGACCACCAACTATTCTTGCAAAAAGTTGCTGCTTGGAGATCAGGGTAGGATCATCTGCTGGAATAAACCAGGTAAGACCTCGTGCCTGACCACGTGGAATTAATGTGACTTTCTGGACTGCATCATGCCCTGGAGTCAAAGTTctgagaaaaaagaagaaagaaagcagTATTAAGTTCCATTTCAATACAACATATAACTCACCAGAAAAACCACATATaactaaaactaaaaaaacATAAACAACTCATGCATTTCCTAGTCAATTTGCAAACCCCAAGAAAATTTCAGACATCCATTTGAAAAGCTAAGAAAAATCAAAGGTTGAAAATCCAGAACCAAGTAAACATCAGCTATTAAGTATTCCTTGTAAGGCTAATGTGACTTGTTATCTGCCTTCAATTTTCCATGAGCTGTCagggttttcttttcttttaattcaTATCAGTAGAACTTTCTCAAAAAGATGTATATATATTCATGGGTTATTCACTTACCCACAAATAGCATGGCCGACTTCATGATATGCAACAAGACTTTTACTCTTTCCATCAGTCATAACTGTTCCTTCCATTCCAGCAACAATCCTATCAATTGAATCATCAATCTCTTTGGACGATATAGCAGTCTTTCCACGTCGACCAGCCAAAATAGCTGCCTCATTCAAAAGGTTTGCAAGATCAGCCCCACTGAAACCAGGTGTTCTCATGGCTATCACATCAAGAGAGACATCTGAATCAAATTTCTTATTGCTagcatgaacttttaatatCTCTGTTCTTCCCCGTATATCTGGAACATCAACAGTCACCTGCACTGACAATTTATGATGAGAACTCTTTCATAGAAGAGAAATGATAAAGAGAAATGTGTTGTATATTCTTACCTGTCTGTCAAACCTTCCAGGCCTCAACAAGGCAGAATCTAGGATGTCTGCCCTATTAGTTGCTGCAATGACAATGATACCAGTGTTACCCTCAAAACCATCCATTTCTGTCAAAAGCTGGTTAAGGGTCTGTTCTCTTTCATCATTTCCTCCACCAATGCCAGTGCCTCTTTGCCTTCCAACAGCATCAATTTCATCTACAAATACAATGCAAGGAGCATTTTCTTTGGCCTTTTTGAAGAGATCACGGACTCTAGAGGCACCAACACCAACAAACATCTCAACAAactcagaaccagatatggagAAAAATGGAACACCAGCTTCACCGGCAATGGCCTTGGCTAGAAGAGTCTTTCCGGTTCCTGGAGGACCAACAAGAAGGACACCTTTTGGAATGCGAGCCCCAACTGCAGTGAATCTCTCTGGCTTCTTGAGAAACTCAACAACCTCCATGAAATCCTGCTTTGCTTCATCAACTCCGGCAACATCATCAAATGTGACACCAGTGTTTGGTTCCATTTGGAACTTTGCCTTTGATTGACCAAAAGCCAGGGGGAAACCAGGCCCGCCAGGACCACCCATGCCTCCAGATGAACGTCGAGAGAGAAGGAACAGACCCCCTATTAAGATTAACGGGAAAGCCAGATTTCCAATCAAATTGAATAACAGGGAACCTGAGTCTTCTTGAGCATTGTGTGCAGCAAAGTCAATGCTCTTCTCTCTGAACTTCTGGAGAAGCTCTTGGCTGAGTCCTGGCAGTTGTACACGAACTCGCTGCACCCGGTTTCCTAATTCAGGAGAAACAGCCTCAACAATAGCAATGGTTCCATTCTCAAATAAATCAACCTTTTTTACTCTGTCCTTATCCAAGTACTCTAAAAATCTGGAATAGGACATCCTGGAGGAAGAAACTCCTTGATCATCAGCATAAGCCTTCCCACTTCCCAGTAAAGTGGGGGCAACAAGTCCTGCGTTTCCAAGCAAATGCTTTAGAAAGCCTCTTCTTCCTACATTCTTTAGAATACCTCTTCCTCCCTCCTGATGCCTCTGGTCTAGAGAAGCTTTTATGACAATTGTTTTTGATTCCTTTCCTAATAACTGAAATCTTGAAGGAACAAAAAGATGTTTGCCATAGACATCTTTGCTCAACTTGTTTTTGGTAGTATGGGTTGATAAACCATTATTCCCTACAATGCAAGCTGATGATGCTGCCATCTGGTAGAAGCAAAACGCACACGGCACGCCAATGAGaatttgaaaggaaaaatgtaGAGAGCAGTATTTTGATAATGCAACGCACAAAAAGCGAGCTGCCATGGCTTTTAAGTTTTTTGTAGGGGCATTCTATGCAAAAAATGCAattattacataatttttatacaGGAACAACCCGTTTACTAAATGGTAACAAGAATGCCACTAGAAGAATAAAAATAGTGTTGCATCGCAGTGCATGGTTGAGACTGACAAGATGTCATGTCACTTTCAAAGTAACTAGTTAGTAGTGTACAAGTATCACATACAGTCTACACTACACagactttctcttcttttttcccCCTCTTTTTGTCCATCTATTATTGTGTGGCTTTCAAGTAACATAGAAGAAGTAACTGCATGAGTTTGTACATCAAACCTAAATATAATTCCTTTCAAGAGAAAAAACCTAGTTGTGATTTCAATTATAAAGTTCCATAATATGGTTACTTGTCATTTTCAAAATGGCACGTCAATCGGGCGATACCAAAAACCATCTAAAACCATCAATGAAATACATAATCTAATTTTTTTGCCCAATGTAAATCTACTATAATCAAACCAATAGTTGGATTCAATTGTTATGAAAGCAATCTTCAGGTCCATCGATTCTCATCTTCACATCCAATTTCATGTTCTAAATTACTTGCAGAAATTTTTACCACGTAATGACCGATACAACAGATGAACAGACCATAAAACTGACACAAAAACAAAAAAGCTTCACTTCTCATTTCAACTTCTTAAAACTGAGTTCAAGTTCAAGAACTACAAATTAGACATAAAATTCAAggattaaataaaagaaaagcagATAGAGCAACAGTCTGAATCGAACAAACAAAAGATTGCAAACGTGAAGTTCTCAGTAGAGCTACGTACCTATagacagaaaatagaagaagaatCGAAGCTGTAAACTTTCTCGCGCGCACAGAATATGGTCTGATGAAGAGCAGCGAAGCGAAGTTATTGTGTTGTTGAAGAGAGCAGATGTGGATTGAGAATTCTATACGTGGCGCTTTTGTAGCGGCTGACTCGTCCCGGTTTTACTTGCGGTTTTTCTCCTTCTCTTTGCTCCGCTCACTGCTCaccagattttttttattattttttattttcttatttatttattattgctaTAGATGTTTTTGGCCCttttataaatttcattattattagGATTATTATTGTATGAAAGTCGTGTTTAATTTTGACTCGCTCATTCATGAGAGGATTATTATTATGCATACAGGTGATGTACGAtaaagttaacaattaaaaaataaatgcataataagatatatatttaaaatttaaaattataaaattattgttgaaaatttttttaatttaacaaatttataattaatattttaaatttattattatattatataccaatttttttattttaaaaaattttaataatatgtgtATAGTAAAACTAAGTATcagaattttataattaaaaattatgtaataaaaaaataaaattttaaattttagtttagtGCTTGATAAAGCGAAATGTATCTGAATATCTGATCAACAGTTTGATTCAGTGGataaattattgatttataattaattttattatgtctTTTTTACTTCctcacattaaaaaaaatatctgtaaaataaaaaaaataatcagatccacaaaaaatattatgaaaaattttgaacttttaaattaaataagtatTATTTAAAATGCATAAAGTATTTAAATGGATATTCAGAGAgcctgtatttttttatttttgtatgaatatataagagaaagtaatttattaagaaattgGTTATCAGAGAGAAAAGAAGTGCGAGAGGGAAAATTTTGAGAGAAGTTAATtcataaatattcatattttgaTATTATGTTCCACGTCCAATTATATTGAATGTTGTCGTGTTGTAGTAAGTAGATCAGACAACTGACAGTTGTCTAATTaatctataattaatttattcataccgtttaataaattaagtagctaaataatttttctacatgtatatttaatattttgaagAGGGTTAAAGAAATAAACCGTTGTGTTGGAGGTTGGCGTCTTACTCTGATTTGATTAGATGGTACTTATTTGATTTATacaaaaatatgttttttttgtttattgatattgactatatttatatttaattatctcATTTATAGTACGAGTCTTAAAATAATCAGTCAAGTCGTTTTGAATATTAATGAAATTTGAGGAGCTGAATGTctgatatttatattttattgatcGACCCTTTCCAAAGCTGAATGAGATAAAAT
This is a stretch of genomic DNA from Manihot esculenta cultivar AM560-2 chromosome 2, M.esculenta_v8, whole genome shotgun sequence. It encodes these proteins:
- the LOC110609875 gene encoding ATP-dependent zinc metalloprotease FTSH 2, chloroplastic; its protein translation is MAASSACIVGNNGLSTHTTKNKLSKDVYGKHLFVPSRFQLLGKESKTIVIKASLDQRHQEGGRGILKNVGRRGFLKHLLGNAGLVAPTLLGSGKAYADDQGVSSSRMSYSRFLEYLDKDRVKKVDLFENGTIAIVEAVSPELGNRVQRVRVQLPGLSQELLQKFREKSIDFAAHNAQEDSGSLLFNLIGNLAFPLILIGGLFLLSRRSSGGMGGPGGPGFPLAFGQSKAKFQMEPNTGVTFDDVAGVDEAKQDFMEVVEFLKKPERFTAVGARIPKGVLLVGPPGTGKTLLAKAIAGEAGVPFFSISGSEFVEMFVGVGASRVRDLFKKAKENAPCIVFVDEIDAVGRQRGTGIGGGNDEREQTLNQLLTEMDGFEGNTGIIVIAATNRADILDSALLRPGRFDRQVTVDVPDIRGRTEILKVHASNKKFDSDVSLDVIAMRTPGFSGADLANLLNEAAILAGRRGKTAISSKEIDDSIDRIVAGMEGTVMTDGKSKSLVAYHEVGHAICGTLTPGHDAVQKVTLIPRGQARGLTWFIPADDPTLISKQQLFARIVGGLGGRAAEEVIFGEPEVTTGAAGDLQQITGLAKQMVTTFGMSEIGPWSLMDSSAQSADVIMRMMARNSMSEKLAEDIDAAVKRLSDSAYEIALGHIRNNREAIDKIVEVLLEKETMTGDEFRAILSEFVEIPAENRVPPSVPSPVSV